TTCAAGGATTTGTTTTGCATTGACACGTAAAACATCCATATCGATAACATAACTATCGGGTTCCAATATTCCTTTTTGGTGTAAGTCAATCGTGACATCAATCAGAGCACGATTGCGACGGTTAACAGTATCTAAGAACACGATATCACCTGCTCAAGTGCTTCCTTAATGATACGAATAACAGTATCGGCACCACTACGCATCGGATTAATACGGACCCAATATTCCGAAAACGCTGGATCAGATGCTAGCATCGTTCCTGATACACGATAAATCATCGGCACGACTTCATATTTACTTTCCGCACCAACAGGGTATGCAGCAGCACCATGTTGTGCTGTTGCTTCGAGAATTTGCTTTGCAATTGGTTCGCTAAATTTAACCAGTACAACTTTTGATTGGGCATTCACAACCACGGCTTCTTCAACACCTGTAATTTCACCCGCATTGAGACGTTGGGCAATCTTGTTAATTTCTTGCGCTTGAACAGCAAGCGCAACAGGAGCATACACCAATGAGCGCATGGCTTCCATCGCTTCAAACCCTTGTGTTTGTGTTCCGCCTGAATAGTGAAACTTCCGAATGCTCGCAATGTTTTCACGATTTCCAACAACACATCCAATGCCTTCTGGACCTAACAATTTAAACATCGAGAAACAGGACATATCAGCACCCAATTGAGATCCAATTTGCGCCACTTTCATAACGGCGTAATTATCATCAGTTACGATGGTAACTGCGCGTATACCCTTAATGCAGGCAATAACTTCATCCATATCATAACTATCTTCCAAACTTTGTCGTGTGTATTGAATGAGTGCAGTTTGAATATCTGCATGTTCTTGAAGCGTTTGTTTTATGGATTCAAGATTATTAAAATCACAACTCACAGCTTCCAAACCTAAATGTTCAAAAGTAGTGATGGTTGTTGAATAGATTGGCGATGTGTGGACCAAGACTTTATCGCCTGACTTTGTACAGCTTGCCAAGCCTTCACGAATTGCTGAAGTTCCCGCACCGCGAACAAAACAAGCATCTTCCGCATCAAAGAGATCAGCAAGTACACGCTCGACCTTACGTGTTGTTTGCGGCTGATTTCCAGCCGGGTGTACACCCAAATCCCCATTTGTAAGAATCTCATAGCCATCAAATTCACGCGTGATTGCATCAACAAGTTTGAATTGCATCGCAATCGCCTGGTCTATTGTAAGGCTTGGTAATGGGTGTGCTTTCATCGAATTTCACCTCCGAAAATACGTTGCGGGTTATCATTAATCATCATTTGAATGGATGCCTCGGTGATGCCTTCTTCACGCAACATGGGAAGGAAATCTGTGAAAAGATAGGAGTATCCAATACCACCTTGATACTTGAAATTTGACTTACGAGTAATATCCAGTGCCAAAGTAATGTGATCGAGTTTTCCTTCATCTTGAAGTTGTTTTAAATAAACCGCACGTTCGCGATCTGGAAAGTAGTTGTTTTTGCCAATAGTATCAAATGCCACATTAAACCCCATATCAATCAATGTACGAATTTGATCGAGATTCCCCGATAAATCTTGATGACCAATAATTACTTTACGTGGATCAATACCATGTTCTACAAAGAATGCAGCTTGCTCTAAAGCAAGGGTTCCTAAGGATGTATGGGTTGAAATAATTGCACCCGTTTCTTTTGCAGCAAGAACTGCAGCCTCAAATACTTTACGTTCCATTGGTTCCATAACATCAACACTTGTACCAATTTCTCCAATAACTTGCGCCTTTGTATCCGTTCCATCAATACCGTTACGAATTTCATTCACCATGTGTTGCGCAAGCTCTTCAATACTTTGTTCATAAACAAATGCTGGTAAAAATGGTTCCTTATAGAATCCTGTTGCTTGTACAATGTTGATGCCTGTTAGATCAGCAACACTATTTACATAGTCAACATTGCGGCCCATCCCCATAGCTGTAACATCAACGATGTTACGAACACCCAGGTCATACAAATCACGATATTCTTGAACTGTTTCATCAAAACAGTCTAAGAAACAATCAGGATTGTTTTTTACTTTCGACAAATCAATGGTTGTATGTTCATGAATTAATGTTAATCCCTCTTTTAATAGTGCCATTCTTACCTCCATAATCAGTATTTTTCAACTGAAAAATAACGTTCTTCTAATGCTGAGCGTTCAAATTGGATCCTTTTAGCCATTTCAAACATGGTTTGAATATGAGCTTCCTCCGATTTGCAAATCATCAGTATCCCCACACTTAAATCCTGAGTAGGAATGATTAATGCGCTCAACCCTAACATATTTACAACTGTTAGATAATACTTATATCCTTGCATTTGGTATTCTTTCATTGCTTCTGAATAGTGACCCATGAGCGAATCACCATATTCAAACAAATCAACCGGTCCCTCAAAACATACTAATATTTCCGCATCAAAATTAACGGCGTCCAAATCATTCATCAACGCTTGACGGGATGACGCATCGTAAGTAAGTTCTATGCGTTCAGCCTTTGGAAATGTGGAAACGACTGTTTCAAATGCCGCCGTATGAAATACATTCTTTGACTCAGCAATACGCATGGTGAGTGATTTTGAATGAACAAGCGGCAAACTCAGAGCAACAATATTTTGGATTGGTGCCAGTGTTTTTGAAATGAATCCTATTGAGGGTTGAAACGTAATATTGTCTGTTGATTTCTTTGAATACTGTGACAATGCTTCATTACAGATGCGTGGCGATATAAATCCAAAAAGATTCAATGCAATTGCCGGTCCCAAAACAGAGCCACCGCCATCGGTTCCAATACCAATATCGTTAATACCTTTAAATACATTTATTGCTGTCCCACTGGATGATCCAGTCATGAGTCTTCCTGTGATGGGGTTGTGCAAACAATGGTCAATCGCACGACCACGTTCTGACATCGCATCGCGTGTATGCATGAGGTATCCTGCTTTTTCCAACGTCTTTAAATATTCAAAAGGAATTACGTTGGTGTTTTTAACACCAACGTAATAAACTTCTTCACCTTTTTCAAGGCGGTCGGCACATTCCCGGATAATATTTGGGTATGCTTCCACAACAGAAGGTTGATTGAATGTATTGAAAGATTTAATTGCGAAATTTGCTATTTTATGTGTCATTGGTTAAACGGGTAGAACCCAAAGTCCCATGACCAACAGAATATTAAGAAGAATACCAAATGCAATCGCTGCAACAGGACCAACAGCAAGATCAACAATAGGTTTCTTAGATTGCTTGTTCAGTAAGTAGAAGCCAATAACAAAGAGACTACCTATGCCATTTGCCATTGTATTTGCGGCAGTAACACCACCGACTAACAATGCTACTTCTAGAACTTTACTCATCGATGTACGGATGTGTTCTCCCATTTCACGAACACCTGGGAATTTATCCATACCTTTTGCAAATGCATTGATTAAAAATACTTCGATAACCATGACGACAGCACCAACAACGAATGCAAATAATGGGTTACCATGAAGCAAGATACCAATTGCAAAGACAAATGTTGCACCCGCAGGTCCATAAACACCGGTTACAATCGCCGTAGTAAATACGAGTGGAATAAATCCAATTGCGCGCGCAAATGCAGCCATTGCAGCACTCGCGAATTGACCTTCTGCAAGCAATGCAAGTGATGTTGGGTCACCAGCAATAATAAGAAGACTTGTTCCCGCAGCAATTAAACCACCCATCAATCCAAGGACCCACCAGTTTTTTTGGATACGTGATACTTGAGTTGAGAATACGTTTGTTAAATCTTGATTGTTTGTTTTTGCATCTGTCTTTGTACGTGTTGCAAAAAATAACATCATGACCGTTCCAAACAACATTGCAATACCTTCGGCATTGAGTGCTACTGTTGCCTCTCCGATTGCGAATGTACCAAAACGTTTGACAACAAACCAAATTAGAACTGAAACTGCACCTGTAATTGCACCCTTTTTGAAGCCGTGTTGCATTGCAACAGCAACAGCAGGGAAGATTGCGAACGCTGCAGTAACTGGAGCACTTACGCCTCCCAAGGCACTTAAGAAGTCAAATGGTAATTTGCTAAAGAGATCTACAATTACTTGTAGTCCACCTAAGATAGCTGCCCCATAAAGTGCACCGGCAACTCCAGCAAAAATCATTCCCTTCATATCATCTTTAAATACTGTACCAATGATATCGGTAGCAAGTAAGATGGAGTGAATCAAGATAATTGAAGCAGCGATTGATGTTGGAATACCAAATCCAACAACCAAACCAAAGCTAATTGCAAAACTTGTTGCTGCTAATTCTTTACGACTGATTTTCCCATCAAAATATTGTGGTACGAGTGGTCTAAAACCATCGTTGAATACGGCAATCCCCTTGTTGGCTAAGATTGATGCCAATGCACCAATAGCCATGATAATAATGAATTCCATTATTTATTCTCCTTTTATTTAATGAATTCTCGAATCAAAATCGGTAAAACATGTTCAGCATGTTGGGCTGTAAAACCAAACGCTTTCTTTCCCTTAGATACTTCATCCACCATGAATGACTCATCTTTAATGGATCCAGGCATTGACACAGTTGAACACAAATCAGGACCAAGCATTGCCATCGCCATCGCTAATGCGCCTCCGCCACCGGTATTACAAGCACCAACGTAATAATCATACTCGCCAGCTTTCATCGCCATGGCTGCATCAAGATCACCTTTTACTTCAACCGATACATGATCACCGCCAAGTTTTTCAACAAGGGCAGCGATTGCTTGTTTATCGATTTGTCCACCTACTACTATTTTTTTCATTCTAGTTGTCTCCTCCGTTCTCTCTTAAGACATTACTTAGATGTAACCAAATGAATTGCATTTCACTGTCTGGAAATTCAACAACACCGTCCGTGAGGATTTCAGTTGTTAAAACCTGTACACGCTCAAAGTCTGCAAACATTTTGATTTCATCTAAAATGAAATCATCCATTGCGTTGACAACGTCGTCATTGCGAATGCGTTGTGTTGCCATTGCAAGGTGTGTCAATAGCACTTCCGCAGCAGAACTATCCAAGCCTTCTCGCTTGATAATTCCTTCATATACGTTGAGACAATAGTCATGGACATCTTGGTCAATGATGTTGTTCTCACGTAAAACTTTCAATCGTTCTTCCAATTCAACCTCCTATATACAATATATTGTATATTAAATACAAACTTATTATAGCCCTCGTTTCGCAACCTGTCAATTATTCTGAATCCGTTTTCATTTTTCACACAAATCATTCAGTAAAAAAGATATAAAAAAGAGTAGCCCATGGCTACTCTAAATTGACAGGTTACATCAAGACTAAGGGTGTATTATCCCATCATCCTTGAGAACATTCTCATTTGCTTTTTCATTTTATCATATTGACTTAAAAGTCGGTTTACATCTGTTGTTGAAACACCCGAACCATTAGCAATACGACGTTTACGTGTTGAACGAATAATACTTGGATCATTACGTTCTTCTTTTGTCATACTCAAAATCATCGCTTCTGTCTTCTTCATGCCTTTGCTTGCATCTGCGTCATCAACTTGACCCGCAAGGTTGTTCGCACCTGGAAGCATTTTTAGAAGTCCGGACAAAGGCCCCATTTTTGAGACTTGTTGTAATTGAATGAGCATATCATCAAGGGTGAATTGGCCCTTCATCATACGTTCGGCTGATTTCTCACTTGCTTCAATATCCATCTTCTCTTGTGCTTTTTCAACAAGAGAAACAATATCACCCATGCCTAGAATACGGGATGCGGTACGGTCAGGATAGAATGCATCGATTTCATCAATACCTTCACCCACACCAACATATTTAACAGGCACATTTGTCATATAACGAACCGAAAGAATAGAACCCCCACGGGAATCGCCATCAAATTTTGTTGCAACAAGTCCCGTTAGATTTAATTTCTCTTTAAATCCATTTGCAACATGAATAACATCTTGCCCTGACATTGCGTCAACACTGAGTAAAATTTCTTCTGGTTTGGCAAGTTTTTCAATATCAACGAGTTGTTGCATCAATGCTTCATCAACTTGTAGACGTCCTGCCGTATCAATTAAGATAGCGTCAAATTCTTTGCCGTATGCAAGAGCATCTTGGACGACTTCAACCGGTGTTGCATTCTCCTTGCTGAAGACTTCAACACCAATGCGTTCTCCAAGAATTTTCAGTTGTTCAATCGCTGCAGGACGAGCAAGGTCAGCTGCAACAAGAAGGACTTTCTTATCTTCTTTTTTAGTGAGTTCGTTGGCAATTTTCGCAATTGTTGTGGTTTTACCAGAACCTTGTAAACCAACCATCATCATGATGCCTGGTTTCTTAGTAAAGCTTAAACCTACTTGTTCTTCACCTAAAATTTCAATAAGCTTGTCGTTGACAATTTTAATGAACATTTGTGATGGATCAACATCACGAACAACTTTCATCCCCAATGACTCTTTGCGTGTATGTTCAAGGAGTTCATTAATGACTTCCAAACTCACGTCTGCTTCAAGCAAGGAAATACGGATCTCCGAAAGTGCGTCCGTAATATTCTTTTCAGAAAGTTTCCCTTTGCCCGTCATATTTCTAAATGTATCCTGTAAACGATTGGTTAGATTATCAAATGCCATGATTTCCTCCTATAAGAATGTTTCAGTTTCTTCTGCTTGTTGTTTTGTAACTTCAATGATTTCAATTCCCTCAATTGCTTTCGTAACCATTGCTTCGATATCAAATGCCGATTCATAACGCTCAATCTTGTCACCATGCGGTTTTGTTGTTGGTTTTGCTGGCGTGAAGATTGTACAGCAATCCTCGAAAGGAAGAATGGATGTTTCATATGTATCAATTTTGCGCGCAAGATCAATAATTTCAACCTTGTCATAGGTAAGCACTGGACGTAAAATTGGCAATGTTGGAATTGTGGTAATTTCCTTCATGCTATGGAGTGTTTGTGATGCAACTTGGCCCAAACTCTCGCCGTTCGCAATTGCTAAGCATCGACGCTTGTTTGCCAATGCATCACCAATACGAAGCATAAAGCGACGCATCATTGTAATTGCATAGCTTTCTGGAACTTTCTTGTTGATTTCCAATTGAATATCTGTGAATGGAACAACATGAACCTTAATGCTTGATTGGTAATTGGTAAGTTTACGCGCAAGGTCAATGACTTTCTTTTGCGCCTCAGCAGATGTGTAGGGTGGTGATGCAAAGTGAATTGCCTCGAGTGAGACACCGCGTTTCAACATCAAATATCCAGCCACAGGTGAGTCGATTCCTCCTGATAACATCAGCATGACCTTCCCTTGGATCCCAACAGGATAGCCACCGGCACCTTGGACTTTCTTCATCATAATATATGCAGCATCTGTTCGCACCTCGATGATAACGCCAATGTCTGGTTGACGAACGTTTACAGTAAGTTCTGTGTTTTGTAAGATGCGTGTCGCAACATGACGGTTAATCGCATCTGAAATGTGCTCATAAGACTTATCATGACGGCGAGCAAGGACTTTAAACGTTGCCCCTGTTTCTTCCTTAATGAGTTCAACAGCTAATTCTGCCATCTTCTCTAAATCACGTTCTGCTTTTACGGCAAGTGAGAATGAACTCAATCCAAAGACATGTTTAAGTTCTTCACTCACAGCCAAACCATCTTCACCATTTAATGTAATGTAAAGACGGTCGTATGTTTCACGATAGGTAAGTGCTGGAAATGCGACAAGTTGCGCACGGACGTTTCGGACAAGCTGCGCTGTAAAATTACGGCGATTCTTTCCTTTGGTTGAAAGTTCACCATAGCGGCAAACAATAAATTCATAGTTAGTGGTTGACATATTTCTTGATCTCCAATATTTGTTTTACTACTGTTTCCAATTCATCCATCGTTGTAAGATGGGACAAACTAATTCTCACACTGGTCAGTGCAGCTTGATCACTGCGTCCCATTGCCTTAAGAACATGCGATGGTTCGAGTGATTTTGAGTTACAGGTGCTTTGTGCTGAAACAGCAATTCCCTGTGCATTCAGTCCATTCATCATAATTTCCGAACCAACATTAAGTACCGATATATTAAAGATATAAGGGGTTCCAGAAAGTGTAGAATTAAATTCAATGCCCTCTTCTTGCGAAAATGACTCGTGTAAATATTTTTGCATGCGTATTATATCATTAAATGAGCGTTTGTGGTCATCTCTTGCCAAACGTAATGTCTTGGCCCACAAAATTGCAGCAACATTATCAAGAGTGCCGCCACGAAGACCAAACTGTTGTTGGCCCCCATTTATCAAAGACAAGCACGGCACTGCGGCTTTCTTAACTAACAAACCACTTCCCTTGAGACCATAAATCTTATGGGCTGAATATGAAACAGCATCGATTTGTGTCATTTCAAAATCATGGCGTGCCAACGCTTGGACACCGTCAATATGTACAAATGCATTGGATTCTTTCTTTACAAGACGCGCAACAGCATTCACATCCGTGATAGCGCCAACCTCATTGTTTACAGCCATTAGTGTGACCAGAATCGTATCTTTGCGAAGTTTATGTTTCAATTCATCCAAATTAATGTTGCCATTATGATCAACAGACAAGTAATCAATCTCAAAGCCATGATAATCACGAAGTTGAGCTGTTGCTCCCATTACGGAGCTGTGTTCGATTTGCGTGGTTATAATGTGCTTGCCGAGATGTTGATTGGCAAATGCAATGCCTTTAATAATCGTACTATTGGCCTCACTCGCACCAGAAGTAAAGTATATTTCATGAGGGAGAACTCCCAGCATCTTTGCAAGGGCATTGCGTGATTGTGTCACTAAGTCAGAAACACGCTGACCCCCAAAATGCAATGAGTCAGCGTTTTCGTAATACTCAGCCATAACTTTCTGTGCATCCTGAAGAATTTCAGGACGCGTCGGGGTTGTACTGGCATAATCAAGATAAATCTTATCGGGCACTTTTGGCATTGTCACGAATCATCTCCTCATAAGCTGAACCAGGGCGATAGTGATCAATCGCATTAATTACAGTGGTTAGTGCCTGTGTGTATTCACCATTATTGAATGATAATTCAGCACGCGTTAGCTCCGCATCAATGTCAGGGACAAATGCTCTAAATTTATTTGCATAAACAATCGCATTCTCACACATATCGACAACACCCACAAGGTTGTTAACATTATTGTGGAGTTTATAAATGTAATCAATCGCTTCATCAACAGTCGCATTCATTGCGGTCATATCAATCATATCTTGTTTTAAAATATCTGAAATTTGACGGGTATAGTTTCGCGCAGTTGCAATGTCACTGCTGTATTTGTCAGAAATGATTGGCAATGAACGTTTCTTTATACGAACTTGGACATCATTAATAATCAAGTACAACTTCATCAATTGTTTCTCAGCACGGATCTCATCAGCATTAGCTTGTTCAACTTTTTCAACTAATGTTGAGAATTCCTGTTTTAGCATGACAACATCTTGACCCAATTCATTAATCGAAATAAGAATGGTTGAAGCGGGAATTTTTTCTTCTTCAATCATGCGTGAAATTTTAACACGAAGTCCATCATAATCTTTGATTGTTTGATCATATGCCTCAACTTGAGCAACATAGCCTTCAAAGTTGAAACGTGTTTCGACTTTCTGTGCTCCTTCTCGTAAAGCAGCAACCGTTACACTGAGACCATCAAGATTTTCAAAAACTTCGGTTGTTTGGCCTTGAACTTCTTGGTGTGCTTTGTCTTCTTTTTGAATTTGCATTCCCAATTGTTCCAGTCGTTTTTGACTTTCCATTAAACTTTCTTTTGACTTCTCAATCTCACCTTGACCAATACCAATGAGATCATCTTTAAGAATTTCACTCAAGACGCCAATGTTCTTCGCAACTTCTAAGTGCTCAATATAGACACCGCTTTGACGCACTCCTTGGTACATTTTTGAAATTTCGTCAAGAAGTGATGGAATATGACCTTTGGCAACTTCATACAGTTTCGGTATCTCAGTAATACGGGCTTCTAACATATCAATTTCACGTTTTGTATTTTCACTGACTTCCTTCGCTTTCTTGAAGTCAGAAGCATACATCCATTCTTCAAATGTTGAAAAAGCATGCTCAATATCACGAACTTGGTCTTCAACAGTATCATTCGCATCACCCAAGCGAACAGCAGTTGCAATGCTCCGTTGTTTCAACTCACGGAAGCGGTCTTTAAGGTTGGTAATTTCCAAACGTTGGGCTGTTTCTTGCTCTAAAAGTTTCTCAAGATCTTGATCCAATTGATGGGTCTTCTCGAGTGAGATTTCCACGAGCTCCTCAAGGTTTTCGAGTAAAAGAGCCGTGTCTTTTAATTTGTTATAGGCAAGCGCATCTTCAGTATCTGCCATAACTTGCGTAATTTCTTCTTGATTTTTATTAATGTCGTTAAAAAGTGCCTTGCACTCAATGACACTCGATTCCACATTTGGATTTAATTTAGCCAGTCCGGTTGCCTTATTAATCTTAAAGAGAACTGGAATACTCATCAGTTCATTGTAACGCACTTCGAGTGCATCAAATTGCTTGCGTAAACCGCGTTTTTTTGATGATCTTACATAAAAGAAAATTATCACGATGAGAACGACAAGTGCAATCGCGATAGGGAATTTATATTGATTTAGAAACGTTGATATAGATTGTAAATTCATAATGTCACCTCATTGGTGTCATTGTATCATATTGGCACCGTTTATGGTATGCGTTAGATTGACTTTTCACGATAAGTTCTGTATATTATTAAGGTCATTATAAATCAGCACACAAAGTTATGAGCCACGTGTTCATCCCGCGGCAGGAGCTAAAGTACCTTAGCTGAAATAGGGAAACAGCATAGATGAACTCAACTTGTAGTAATTTGTGAACTGACTCGACAATTAGGAGGTCAGATTATGGCAACAGTTAATGGTCCAGTATGGAAAAAAGCGCGTCGTTTAAGTTTTTCAATCTTGGAAACAGGAAAAGAATTACAACGTCGTGATTACGCCCCAGGGCAACACGGAAAAGCACGTCGTCCAAAGTTATCAAACTACGGATTACAACAACGTGAAAAACAACGTATTCGTTTCACTTATGGTGTAACAGAAAAACAATTCTACAACACTTTCTCAAAAGCTGTTAAATTAGAAGGCGTGGCAGGTCACAACTTCTTATTCATGTTAGAATCACGTTTAGACAATGTTGTTTACCGCATGAACTTATCACGCACACGTCGTGGTGCACGTCAATTGGTAAACCACGGTCATATCCTTGTTGATGGAAAGAAAGTAGATATTCCTTCATTCCAAGTAAAACCAGGACAAACAATCGAAGTTAAAGAAACTTCACGCTCAATGGCATCAATTAAAGAAGCTATGGAAGCATCAGTTGGAACAGTAGCATACGTTACTTTCGACGCTGACAAGATGAAGGGTGAGTATGTTCGTCTACCAGAACGTAGCGAATTGAACCAAGAAATCAACGAAGCACTTGTTGTTGAATTCTACAACCGTTAATCATCAAATTAAAAGATACATCATTCGATGTATCTTTTTTTTGTATCTTCTGGATGCATCACATCATAAATATTCTCACCACGTACGATGTGTGGAATGAGTCCATACTTGTCAGCAACTGAAATCCCTTTTTTACTTAAATAATCACAGAGAATCGGGATATCTTTGAT
The window above is part of the Erysipelothrix sp. HDW6C genome. Proteins encoded here:
- a CDS encoding aminotransferase class V-fold PLP-dependent enzyme, whose translation is MKAHPLPSLTIDQAIAMQFKLVDAITREFDGYEILTNGDLGVHPAGNQPQTTRKVERVLADLFDAEDACFVRGAGTSAIREGLASCTKSGDKVLVHTSPIYSTTITTFEHLGLEAVSCDFNNLESIKQTLQEHADIQTALIQYTRQSLEDSYDMDEVIACIKGIRAVTIVTDDNYAVMKVAQIGSQLGADMSCFSMFKLLGPEGIGCVVGNRENIASIRKFHYSGGTQTQGFEAMEAMRSLVYAPVALAVQAQEINKIAQRLNAGEITGVEEAVVVNAQSKVVLVKFSEPIAKQILEATAQHGAAAYPVGAESKYEVVPMIYRVSGTMLASDPAFSEYWVRINPMRSGADTVIRIIKEALEQVISCS
- a CDS encoding phosphotriesterase → MALLKEGLTLIHEHTTIDLSKVKNNPDCFLDCFDETVQEYRDLYDLGVRNIVDVTAMGMGRNVDYVNSVADLTGINIVQATGFYKEPFLPAFVYEQSIEELAQHMVNEIRNGIDGTDTKAQVIGEIGTSVDVMEPMERKVFEAAVLAAKETGAIISTHTSLGTLALEQAAFFVEHGIDPRKVIIGHQDLSGNLDQIRTLIDMGFNVAFDTIGKNNYFPDRERAVYLKQLQDEGKLDHITLALDITRKSNFKYQGGIGYSYLFTDFLPMLREEGITEASIQMMINDNPQRIFGGEIR
- a CDS encoding amidase family protein; amino-acid sequence: MTHKIANFAIKSFNTFNQPSVVEAYPNIIRECADRLEKGEEVYYVGVKNTNVIPFEYLKTLEKAGYLMHTRDAMSERGRAIDHCLHNPITGRLMTGSSSGTAINVFKGINDIGIGTDGGGSVLGPAIALNLFGFISPRICNEALSQYSKKSTDNITFQPSIGFISKTLAPIQNIVALSLPLVHSKSLTMRIAESKNVFHTAAFETVVSTFPKAERIELTYDASSRQALMNDLDAVNFDAEILVCFEGPVDLFEYGDSLMGHYSEAMKEYQMQGYKYYLTVVNMLGLSALIIPTQDLSVGILMICKSEEAHIQTMFEMAKRIQFERSALEERYFSVEKY
- a CDS encoding YhfT family protein, which produces MEFIIIMAIGALASILANKGIAVFNDGFRPLVPQYFDGKISRKELAATSFAISFGLVVGFGIPTSIAASIILIHSILLATDIIGTVFKDDMKGMIFAGVAGALYGAAILGGLQVIVDLFSKLPFDFLSALGGVSAPVTAAFAIFPAVAVAMQHGFKKGAITGAVSVLIWFVVKRFGTFAIGEATVALNAEGIAMLFGTVMMLFFATRTKTDAKTNNQDLTNVFSTQVSRIQKNWWVLGLMGGLIAAGTSLLIIAGDPTSLALLAEGQFASAAMAAFARAIGFIPLVFTTAIVTGVYGPAGATFVFAIGILLHGNPLFAFVVGAVVMVIEVFLINAFAKGMDKFPGVREMGEHIRTSMSKVLEVALLVGGVTAANTMANGIGSLFVIGFYLLNKQSKKPIVDLAVGPVAAIAFGILLNILLVMGLWVLPV
- a CDS encoding DUF2620 domain-containing protein, yielding MKKIVVGGQIDKQAIAALVEKLGGDHVSVEVKGDLDAAMAMKAGEYDYYVGACNTGGGGALAMAMAMLGPDLCSTVSMPGSIKDESFMVDEVSKGKKAFGFTAQHAEHVLPILIREFIK
- a CDS encoding PRD domain-containing protein; translation: MEERLKVLRENNIIDQDVHDYCLNVYEGIIKREGLDSSAAEVLLTHLAMATQRIRNDDVVNAMDDFILDEIKMFADFERVQVLTTEILTDGVVEFPDSEMQFIWLHLSNVLRENGGDN
- the ffh gene encoding signal recognition particle protein translates to MAFDNLTNRLQDTFRNMTGKGKLSEKNITDALSEIRISLLEADVSLEVINELLEHTRKESLGMKVVRDVDPSQMFIKIVNDKLIEILGEEQVGLSFTKKPGIMMMVGLQGSGKTTTIAKIANELTKKEDKKVLLVAADLARPAAIEQLKILGERIGVEVFSKENATPVEVVQDALAYGKEFDAILIDTAGRLQVDEALMQQLVDIEKLAKPEEILLSVDAMSGQDVIHVANGFKEKLNLTGLVATKFDGDSRGGSILSVRYMTNVPVKYVGVGEGIDEIDAFYPDRTASRILGMGDIVSLVEKAQEKMDIEASEKSAERMMKGQFTLDDMLIQLQQVSKMGPLSGLLKMLPGANNLAGQVDDADASKGMKKTEAMILSMTKEERNDPSIIRSTRKRRIANGSGVSTTDVNRLLSQYDKMKKQMRMFSRMMG
- the thiI gene encoding tRNA uracil 4-sulfurtransferase ThiI, translating into MSTTNYEFIVCRYGELSTKGKNRRNFTAQLVRNVRAQLVAFPALTYRETYDRLYITLNGEDGLAVSEELKHVFGLSSFSLAVKAERDLEKMAELAVELIKEETGATFKVLARRHDKSYEHISDAINRHVATRILQNTELTVNVRQPDIGVIIEVRTDAAYIMMKKVQGAGGYPVGIQGKVMLMLSGGIDSPVAGYLMLKRGVSLEAIHFASPPYTSAEAQKKVIDLARKLTNYQSSIKVHVVPFTDIQLEINKKVPESYAITMMRRFMLRIGDALANKRRCLAIANGESLGQVASQTLHSMKEITTIPTLPILRPVLTYDKVEIIDLARKIDTYETSILPFEDCCTIFTPAKPTTKPHGDKIERYESAFDIEAMVTKAIEGIEIIEVTKQQAEETETFL
- a CDS encoding cysteine desulfurase family protein; this encodes MPKVPDKIYLDYASTTPTRPEILQDAQKVMAEYYENADSLHFGGQRVSDLVTQSRNALAKMLGVLPHEIYFTSGASEANSTIIKGIAFANQHLGKHIITTQIEHSSVMGATAQLRDYHGFEIDYLSVDHNGNINLDELKHKLRKDTILVTLMAVNNEVGAITDVNAVARLVKKESNAFVHIDGVQALARHDFEMTQIDAVSYSAHKIYGLKGSGLLVKKAAVPCLSLINGGQQQFGLRGGTLDNVAAILWAKTLRLARDDHKRSFNDIIRMQKYLHESFSQEEGIEFNSTLSGTPYIFNISVLNVGSEIMMNGLNAQGIAVSAQSTCNSKSLEPSHVLKAMGRSDQAALTSVRISLSHLTTMDELETVVKQILEIKKYVNH
- a CDS encoding septation ring formation regulator EzrA — protein: MNLQSISTFLNQYKFPIAIALVVLIVIIFFYVRSSKKRGLRKQFDALEVRYNELMSIPVLFKINKATGLAKLNPNVESSVIECKALFNDINKNQEEITQVMADTEDALAYNKLKDTALLLENLEELVEISLEKTHQLDQDLEKLLEQETAQRLEITNLKDRFRELKQRSIATAVRLGDANDTVEDQVRDIEHAFSTFEEWMYASDFKKAKEVSENTKREIDMLEARITEIPKLYEVAKGHIPSLLDEISKMYQGVRQSGVYIEHLEVAKNIGVLSEILKDDLIGIGQGEIEKSKESLMESQKRLEQLGMQIQKEDKAHQEVQGQTTEVFENLDGLSVTVAALREGAQKVETRFNFEGYVAQVEAYDQTIKDYDGLRVKISRMIEEEKIPASTILISINELGQDVVMLKQEFSTLVEKVEQANADEIRAEKQLMKLYLIINDVQVRIKKRSLPIISDKYSSDIATARNYTRQISDILKQDMIDMTAMNATVDEAIDYIYKLHNNVNNLVGVVDMCENAIVYANKFRAFVPDIDAELTRAELSFNNGEYTQALTTVINAIDHYRPGSAYEEMIRDNAKSAR